A segment of the Populus nigra chromosome 12, ddPopNigr1.1, whole genome shotgun sequence genome:
CACCTCCAGTTCCACAAAAAGAAGCTCCCCACAACAGCTCCTTCTTCGATCGTAATCACCAAAACCAAAGACCTTTATTCACATAATAAGATTCTAAAAATACTGCAGTCCTGCCTaatatcctctctctctctctcttttcgcCACTAATTCTCTGTCCTGTTGATCATGTAGCTTGCTATTGGATGTACTGTGGAGAAGGTCAATGCACAAAAAATGGAACATATAGACACACGTGTACATGCAAGCCTGGTTTCGATAATCTTCTCAACATCTCTTACTACCCTTGCTACAGTGCATGTAAGAACTTTTACATGAAGTTTTAGCAGTGAATACTGACGGTAGATCAAAGCAACGAACTTTAAAAACTGATCTGTGCTATGGTTTTGGTTGTCAAGGTACTCTCGGATCTGATTGTGCTGACATTATTAATGTCGCAAACTCAACTGGAACTGGATCTGGAACTGGAACCGGTGGAAATCCTGGTGAGAATACAAACCAAATATATCACCCAGTCCTCGTAACATAAAAGATGTTATTTCAGATCTTGATGGCTTcccatctatttttgttatccaGCTAGCACCATTCTTCCAGCAAAGTTCCAGTGGATGATTATTTTGCTCGTCTCTATGCTTATGGCTCTGATGTAGGATGAGAATTGAAGGAGGATCCTGGCTAACCAGCTTTTCAGTTTCGTGATACTTGATTATACTCACTAGTAAATTTCATTTGGTGCATCTTTCGTTTGATCATTCACCAGATTCTTATGTAGAAATTCAGTTTGTATGCGAATGAAAGTCGGAACACAGACCTAGATGGAGGATGAGTGTTGTCTATATAACACTACATGATCCATTTGGTTTTTATGTAGTtgtattgattatttatttataaataactgagcttgtgaaaaatatttatctattcTTCTCTTTGGATTCAAGCTATCCACATAGATATAAAGCAACAAGATCCAAGTAGCTTCTGGGACGAATCCTATTTGTTAAATCGCCATCTAGTTTGATGATTGATAATTCAAATAACATGGCAATAACAAGAACGATGTAGTCTACATAATTTGGCCACAAAACTAAACACCGAGTACAAGTAACAAGCTACACAGTTGCCTTCTGCCAAGTGTGATTTTTCCTATCCGTTTCTGCACAAGACAGGCTTCTGTATTAGGTGCAATAGCAGCACATACCAGTCACTGAAGCATAACCAGCACAATGAGCTGTGTTATAGTCACTGTACTATCTACCTGGGAAAACACGTGGAACTCAATGTGTATTACATTGCATGCAGGAGACTCCAACAAGACATAGGATATTCACTTCATTGTGCCCTGGCTTCCTCTCTAAAGATTCTGAAAGCAGGAATATATAGATAGAATCATATTCAAACTTCTGTAAACCAGCATCATGATTGGACTATAGAGACCtctcaaatattatttatgcgCTTCTGTGAAACCATAACCATCTCGGCATCATTCCCTAATCCCTCTATACAACTATTAGAAGTTAGGGTTTCAAATGTACCCAGTTAGCCTTTTCAGCTTTGTCTCCCGAAATCTTTTCACTCAAGCATCTAGAAGTCCTCCTTTCCATACTCTTCAGGCTTTGAACTAATTGATAGAACTAGACCTGTGCTGTTTGCCAATTTGATGCACCATCAATCCATTACTGTTTTT
Coding sequences within it:
- the LOC133669762 gene encoding uncharacterized protein LOC133669762 yields the protein MAFSKALPFVTMLLVVLPMVAMADIDGNLTAFYDRLCKEVDCGKGTCVGDKSYPLSYKCECQAGWKQTQYDDDDVDDEHKFLPCVIPNCTLNYGSCQPAPPPVPQKEAPHNSSFFDPCYWMYCGEGQCTKNGTYRHTCTCKPGFDNLLNISYYPCYSACTLGSDCADIINVANSTGTGSGTGTGGNPASTILPAKFQWMIILLVSMLMALM